Below is a genomic region from Geoglobus acetivorans.
ATCCGGAAGAATGTTGTACCAGCGATCGGGCATTTCATTTTCATCCAGGTGTATTTTTCTGTCCATACCTCAACTTTCAAATCCAAGTATATAAGCTTTTGCCCATATTATGAGAATATTCCCAAAATAAAGGAACAAAAATTGGTGTAGGAGAAGTACCTCAAATTTTACCGGAAATGGAACTGGCGGTAAAACACACAATGTTTTTATTACTGACTTATCAAATCAAATTTCATGGAAACACTCATGGAAATGGCCAGAAGAGGAGAATATCCTGAATGGTTAAAAGATGTGGAAAAACACGAGGGCATAACGCTTGAAAAAATAATAAAGCTGATCTCTGAAGGCAAAATCGTAATTCCAAAAAACATTCTCAAAAATGACGATACTTTCAGGCCGAGAGCGATAGGAAAATACATGTCCACGAAGATAAATGCAAACATCGGCACATCCGCAGATTATGTCAATCTTGAAGAAGAAATAGAAAAGGCAATCATCGCTCAGAAATTTGGAGCGGATGCAATAATGGATCTCAGCAGTGGGGGCGATCTCGACCATATAAGAAAAAAGATAATGGATGTCGTTGAGGTTCCTTTCGGTACCGTGCCAGTGTATCAGCTTGCAAGAGAGAAAAACATTCTCGATGCCGACGAAGACGATTTTTTCGGGGTCGTTGAAAAACATGCAAAAGATGGCGTGGATTTCATGACAATTCACGCTGGAGTGAACTGGGTATCCATCGAGAGGCTGGAAAAAAGCAACAGGCTGCTCGGAGTTGTGAGCCGGGGCGGTTCTCTGACCATTGCCTGGATGAAACAGAACGATTCCGAGAACCCATATTACAAAAACTTCGACTACCTTCTCGAGCTGCTCAAA
It encodes:
- the thiC gene encoding phosphomethylpyrimidine synthase, producing the protein METLMEMARRGEYPEWLKDVEKHEGITLEKIIKLISEGKIVIPKNILKNDDTFRPRAIGKYMSTKINANIGTSADYVNLEEEIEKAIIAQKFGADAIMDLSSGGDLDHIRKKIMDVVEVPFGTVPVYQLAREKNILDADEDDFFGVVEKHAKDGVDFMTIHAGVNWVSIERLEKSNRLLGVVSRGGSLTIAWMKQNDSENPYYKNFDYLLELLKEYDVTISLGDAFRPGCIHDAGDRVKFTEFIILGELVEVCRQSGVQAMVEGPGHVPMDQIETSVKAMKYATRDAPLYLLGPLVTDAAAGYDHIAAAIGAGIAGMHGADFICYVTPAEHLGLPTIEDVKEGVIAAKIAAHAIDLVKEGQKERAMKRDYEMSVARRDFDWEKQFMLSPDPEKAMEIHTRVKPSSETCSMCGDLCAIKTVKEALKK